CGTTACCCGGTCGAGAATTCAAAGCGATTATCCCAGGCGGCTCTTCGGTACCAGTCATCACTCGCGAAGAGGCGGAAGCCGATAGCTGTACGATGGATTATGAAGGCTTTGGCACAGTCGGCACGATGCTCGGTTCCGGCGGCGTAATTGTGTACGACAACACGGTTTGCATCGTCCGAGCGTTGGAAATTCTTGCCCGGTTCTATGCCCATGAATCGTGTGGACAATGTACGCCCTGCCGTGAAGGCACCGGCTGGCTGAATAAAGTGTTACATCGCATCGAGAATGGACAGGGACACCCGGACGAAGTCGATTTAATTCTCGATGTCGCAAACAATATCGATGGGGAAACGATTTGTCCCCTTGGTGATGCGGCAGCTTGGCCGGTCCAGAGTGCCGTCAAGCGTTTCCGCGCCGAATTCGAGCATCATGTGATTCATCATGCTTGTTTACCCGGAACTGTAAAGTATTGAGTAGGACAGACACTCTTGTCTGTCCACTGTTGATAGGGGTGGATACGGGCTTCCAAGCCCGTTGCATTCCGTAGGGGCGAATGGCATACGCCTAATAGAGTAGGGGCTTGATTCATCAAGCCCGATATGTAAAAACGGGTTCGATGAATCGAACCCCTACATTAATCGCAAACATTAAAAGAGAGCATGGCAAAAGTAACCATCGACGGACAGAGCATCGAAGTTTCCGACGGGATCACCATCCTGTGGGCAGCGCGACAGCTCGGACGCAACATCCCGACCTTCTGTTACTATCCGTGGTTCCCGCCGCAAGGGAATTGCCGGATTTGCCAGGTCGAAATAAAAGGGATGCCGAAGCTGCAAATCGCCTGCAATATTCCCGTTCGCGATGGTATGGAAATCTTTACCGACAACGAGCGCGTCCTGAAAGCGCGGCGGGCGGTAATGGAATTCCTACTGATCCACCATCCGCTCGATTGTCCGATTTGCGATCAGGCGAGCGAATGCGATTTACAGGATTTAGCGCATAAGCACGGTGTTGCCGTTGGTCGGTACCGCGAAGCTAAGCGTACCTTTCCGAAAGTCGATTACGGCGAAAAAATTGCCCGCGAGATGAATCGTTGTATTCACTGCCGCCGATGTATTAAACTCGCCGAAGATTATTTAGGGGTCGAGTATATCGGAGCGCTCGAGCGCGGGGACCGTACGGAAATCGGCGCGTACATCGATTCGTTTCTTCCCAGTGACTTTGCCGGCAACGTGATTGATATCTGTCCGGTTGGCGCATTGACCGACAAGAAATTCCGGTTTACCGCCCGGGTCTGGGATTTGGATCAA
This sequence is a window from bacterium. Protein-coding genes within it:
- a CDS encoding NADH-quinone oxidoreductase subunit F (part of NADH-ubiquinone oxidoreductase complex I; shuttles electrons from NADH, via FMN and iron-sulfur (Fe-S) centers, to quinones in the respiratory chain; NuoF is part of the soluble NADH dehydrogenase fragment, which represents the electron input part of NADH dehydrogenase) — translated: LPGREFKAIIPGGSSVPVITREEAEADSCTMDYEGFGTVGTMLGSGGVIVYDNTVCIVRALEILARFYAHESCGQCTPCREGTGWLNKVLHRIENGQGHPDEVDLILDVANNIDGETICPLGDAAAWPVQSAVKRFRAEFEHHVIHHACLPGTVKY
- a CDS encoding 2Fe-2S iron-sulfur cluster-binding protein, translating into MAKVTIDGQSIEVSDGITILWAARQLGRNIPTFCYYPWFPPQGNCRICQVEIKGMPKLQIACNIPVRDGMEIFTDNERVLKARRAVMEFLLIHHPLDCPICDQASECDLQDLAHKHGVAVGRYREAKRTFPKVDYGEKIAREMNRCIHCRRCIKLAEDYLGVEYIGALERGDRTEIGAYIDSFLPSDFAGNVIDICPVGALTDKKFRFTARVWDLDQVDAHRPDCEHECKCRLGIYRGEIRRVTSRINKGVMDSIICDDCRYNHYNIEDWVIEV